In Mixophyes fleayi isolate aMixFle1 chromosome 4, aMixFle1.hap1, whole genome shotgun sequence, the following proteins share a genomic window:
- the LOC142152871 gene encoding protocadherin-10-like isoform X3: protein MWWSMGRPWSGQVLLALLTCCLVPASSQIRYSVPEELDHGAFVGNIAEDLGLDISKLSPRRFRIVSGSNKQHLEVNLENGILFVNEKIDREEVCEFQPVCSLHLQVVMENPLELYRVEVEILDINDNAPSFPWHDYVLEVTESAAPGARFPLESAQDPDVGTNSLRTYKLSPNGFFSLEVQSRSDGSKFAELVLERPLDREQQKTHRVLLTAMDGGIPERSGTALVIISVLDANDNVPTFDQTFYRVSLQENVPRGTLVIKLNATDLDEGTNGEIEYSFSGHAPQKVRDLFMVEPRTGNVRVKGILDYEKSNLYELYIQAKDRGPSAVAVHCRVLVNLLDVNDNAPEVILTSVSTPVMEDAPPGTVIAVISVMDRDSGDNGDVNCDIPKNVPFQLHSSYKNYYTLVTTEVLDREAVSEYNITISARDFGSPPLMTKKIISVQVTDINDNIPTFLQPSYTVYVMENNPPGASICSVTALDPDSNQNSYLSYSIMEGQIQGMPVSTYVSINSDSGNIYALRSFDYEQIRNFQIRVQAQDAGFPPLSSNVTVNVFILDQNDNVPVIVSPLPKNGTVATDVIPRSADPGYLVGKISAMDADSGQNSRLSYQILQATDTTLFSIALYTGELRTIRALVDRDATKHRLVIQVRDNGQPSLSTSVSIVLTVVDSIPETPSEFNDLPLNSDPSTSSLTLYLIVSLGSVSFTFLVAIIVLTVIKCHKDRLSLQDYKCSIPTCCCMRSGSSGDVFKNSNINLQISSGNKVQTNCMESSGSGPQNYCYKVCLTPESAKSDFMFLKPYNSTTQNNEKIPEKTAPGKGGQNPPAANNAVNEIKLPNTDWSPQKTQKPGLKRHKKDASDIKRRLESQVWCTVSATCANTGLST from the coding sequence ATGTGGTGGAGTATGGGAAGACCATGGTCTGGGCAGGTTCTCCTGGCTCTCCTAACTTGTTGCCTGGTCCCTGCTTCCAGCCAGATCCGATACAGTGTCCCAGAGGAACTGGACCACGGGGCTTTTGTTGGAAACATCGCGGAGGACCTGGGTTTGGATATCTCCAAGCTGTCACCTAGGCGCTTCAGGATCGTGTCTGGAAGCAACAAGCAGCATCTGGAGGTCAATTTGGAAAATGGAATCTTGTTTGTTAATGAGAAGATAGACAGGGAAGAAGTTTGCGAGTTCCAGCCTGTGTGTTCCTTACATTTGCAAGTGGTTATGGAGAACCCGCTGGAGCTTTACAGGGTAGAGGTGGAGATTTTGGATATCAATGATAATGCACCCAGTTTTCCATGGCACGATTATGTGCTGGAGGTGACCGAGTCCGCAGCTCCCGGCGCCCGCTTCCCATTGGAGAGTGCCCAGGACCCCGATGTGGGCACCAACTCCTTGCGCACGTACAAGCTCAGTCCTAACGGGTTTTTTTCCCTGGAAGTGCAGAGCAGGAGCGATGGGAGCAAATTTGCTGAGCTGGTTTTGGAGAGACCCTTAGACAGGGAGCAGCAAAAGACTCACAGGGTCTTGCTGACTGCCATGGATGGGGGGATACCTGAGCGGTCTGGCACGGCTTTAGTTATAATCAGTGTGTTGGATGCCAATGACAATGTGCCCACCTTTGACCAGACATTTTACCGGGTAAGTCTACAAGAAAACGTCCCCAGGGGCACCCTTGTAATAAAATTAAATGCCACTGACTTAGACGAGGGTACCAATGGGGAGATTGAATATTCGTTTAGTGGGCACGCACCACAGAAAGTAAGGGACCTATTCATGGTGGAGCCCCGCACCGGGAATGTGAGGGTTAAGGGGATTCTGGACTATGAAAAGTCCAATCTATATGAACTGTATATACAAGCGAAGGACAGGGGGCCCTCTGCTGTGGCCGTGCACTGCCGGGTGCTGGTTAACCTGCTGGATGTGAACGACAATGCTCCAGAGGTGATTCTTACATCTGTGTCCACACCGGTCATGGAAGACGCTCCGCCGGGCACAGTTATTGCCGTGATCAGTGTGATGGATCGCGACTCTGGCGACAATGGGGATGTCAACTGCGATATACCCAAAAATGTCCCCTTCCAACTCCACTCATCCTACAAAAACTACTACACACTGGTGACCACCGAGGTGCTTGACAGAGAGGCTGTGTCCGAGTACAACATCACGATCAGcgccagggactttggatctccACCGCTGATGACCAAAAAAATCATCTCTGTTCAAGTGACGGATATTAATGACAACATTCCCACTTTCCTACAGCCATCCTATACTGTGTATGTGATGGAGAATAACCCCCCAGGAGCATCCATCTGCTCGGTGACTGCTTTGGACCCAGATTCTAACCAGAATTCCTATTTGTCCTACTCTATCATGGAGGGTCAGATACAAGGGATGCCAGTATCTACCTATGTGTCCATTAACTCGGACAGTGGCAATATTTACGCGTTGCGCTCTTTTGACTATGAACAAATCCGTAACTTTCAGATCAGAGTGCAAGCCCAGGATGCTGGCTTTCCTCCGCTAAGTAGCAATGTTACTGTTAATGTCTTTATTCTGGATCAGAATGACAATGTCCCCGTGATTGTGTCACCTCTGCCCAAGAATGGCACAGTGGCAACAGATGTTATACCAAGATCTGCCGACCCCGGGTACCTGGTAGGTAAGATCTCAGCCATGGATGCTGATTCTGGCCAAAATTCTCGCCTTTCCTATCAGATTCTCCAGGCTACGGATACTACCCTGTTTAGCATCGCCCTATATACTGGAGAGCTGAGGACTATACGTGCTTTGGTAGACAGAGATGCCACAAAACACAGACTTGTGATCCAAGTAAGAGACAATGGGCAGCCTTCATTATCCACTTCTGTCTCCATAGTCCTGACAGTGGTGGACAGCATCCCGGAGACCCCTTCAGAATTTAATGATCTGCCTCTAAATTCAGACCCTTCCACCTCGTCTCTAACTCTTTATTTAATAGTGTCCCTTGGCTCGGTGTCCTTTACATTCCTGGTGGCTATAATTGTCCTCACAGTCATTAAATGTCACAAAGACAGACTGTCCCTGCAGGATTACAAGTGTTCCATCCCTACCTGTTGCTGCATGAGGTCTGGATCATCGGGAGATGTCTTTAAAAACTCGAATATCAACCTGCAAATCTCATCTGGGAATAAAGTTCAAACGAACTGTATGGAATCTTCGGGAAGTGGCCCCCAGAACTATTGTTATAAAGTCTGCCTAACACCAGAATCGGCCAAAAGCGACTTTATGTTTTTAAAACCCTATAATTCTACAACACAAAATAACGAAAAAATTCCAGAAAAAACAGCCCCTGGCAAAGGTGGACAGAATCCTCCTGCCGCGAACAATGCAGTCAATGAG